Proteins encoded by one window of Acuticoccus sp. MNP-M23:
- a CDS encoding sugar ABC transporter substrate-binding protein: MRLGQVLGSVSVLAMFATGSALAQTTVTIATVNNGDMIRMQGLSDEFTAAHPDINLEWVTLEENVLRQRVTQDIASKGGQFDVMTIGTYEVPIWGKLGWLVSLNDLPDAWDADDLLPAIRSGLTVDGELYAAPFYGESSMVMYRTDLMEKAGLEMPEAPTWDFIREAAAAMTDEANGIYGICMRGKAGWGENMAFLTAMANSFGARWFDEDWTPQFDSEEWKSTLDFYMDLMKNSGPPGASTNGFNENLSLFQQGKCGMWIDATVAASFVTNPDDSTVADKVGFALAPDNGLGKRGNWLWAWSLGIPAGSDATDAAKTFVAWATSKDYTALVADKEGWANVPPGTRTSLYENQQYLDAAPFAKMTLDSINSADPSAPTIDPVPYTGIQFVAIPEFAGIATQVGQEMSAALAGQQTVEEALEKAQNITAEEMEAAGY, encoded by the coding sequence ATGCGACTGGGCCAAGTATTGGGTTCCGTGTCGGTGCTGGCTATGTTCGCCACCGGCAGTGCCCTTGCACAAACCACTGTCACCATTGCCACCGTCAACAACGGCGACATGATCCGCATGCAGGGCTTGTCGGACGAGTTCACGGCAGCGCACCCCGACATCAATCTTGAGTGGGTAACGCTCGAAGAAAACGTCTTGCGTCAGCGTGTTACACAGGACATCGCCTCCAAGGGCGGTCAGTTCGACGTGATGACCATCGGCACTTACGAGGTTCCGATCTGGGGCAAGCTCGGCTGGCTGGTATCCCTCAACGATCTTCCGGACGCGTGGGACGCCGACGACCTGCTGCCCGCCATCCGCAGCGGCCTGACCGTCGACGGCGAGCTTTATGCCGCCCCGTTCTACGGCGAGAGCTCCATGGTGATGTATCGCACCGATCTGATGGAGAAGGCCGGGCTCGAGATGCCCGAAGCCCCCACATGGGACTTCATCCGCGAAGCTGCGGCGGCGATGACCGACGAGGCGAACGGCATCTACGGCATCTGCATGCGCGGCAAGGCCGGCTGGGGCGAGAACATGGCCTTCCTCACCGCCATGGCCAACTCGTTCGGCGCGCGCTGGTTCGACGAAGACTGGACGCCGCAGTTCGACAGCGAAGAGTGGAAGTCGACGCTCGACTTCTACATGGACCTGATGAAGAACTCCGGCCCTCCCGGCGCCTCCACCAACGGCTTCAACGAGAATCTGTCGCTGTTCCAGCAGGGCAAATGCGGCATGTGGATCGACGCGACGGTTGCGGCTTCCTTCGTGACCAACCCCGACGATTCCACCGTCGCCGACAAGGTCGGCTTTGCGCTGGCGCCCGACAATGGCCTCGGCAAGCGCGGCAACTGGCTGTGGGCGTGGTCGCTCGGCATTCCCGCCGGCTCCGACGCGACGGACGCGGCAAAGACCTTCGTCGCCTGGGCCACCAGCAAGGACTACACGGCGCTTGTGGCTGACAAGGAAGGCTGGGCCAACGTTCCCCCCGGCACGCGCACGTCTCTCTACGAGAACCAGCAATATCTGGATGCTGCGCCCTTCGCGAAGATGACGCTGGACTCCATCAACTCCGCCGACCCCTCGGCGCCCACCATCGACCCGGTCCCCTACACCGGCATCCAGTTCGTCGCGATCCCCGAGTTTGCCGGCATCGCAACGCAGGTCGGCCAGGAAATGTCGGCGGCGCTAGCAGGCCAGCAGACGGTCGAGGAGGCGCTGGAAAAGGCGCAGAACATCACCGCCGAAGAGATGGAAGCGGCCGGCTACTGA
- a CDS encoding LacI family DNA-binding transcriptional regulator, which translates to MSDIKIKNMEEFASVAGVSRPTISKYFNDPASVRHSTRKRIEGALARYDYRPNIYAINQNRRLTKTIGIMVPQLVDPFFAEIARSIECMCIAEGFRPLLLSSHGDVTLENENLDTLRALKPAGALIAPLGRASDKAAIKAICADVPTVIFDSEMEGVDAAFIGSNNDQSIALIVDHLCRTGEPPCFFEMATPPNPNALKRHHAFRNALNAQGLTPHIVQAEGGGWDFEGIGLREGSRLIRQNGFATNTVLCSNDRLAIGLIAAAYENGLRVGAGSGCAMRIAGHDDHPFARYTCPALTTVSQEYDAIAARSFETLFEIIDNEGTAKGRKPTLFDGRLVLRQSA; encoded by the coding sequence GTGTCCGACATAAAAATCAAGAACATGGAAGAATTCGCATCGGTTGCGGGCGTCTCGCGACCGACGATCTCCAAATATTTCAACGATCCGGCCAGCGTCCGCCACTCTACGCGCAAGCGGATCGAGGGAGCGCTCGCCCGATACGATTATCGGCCCAATATATATGCAATAAATCAGAACAGGCGCCTGACGAAAACCATCGGCATCATGGTTCCGCAGCTGGTCGACCCGTTCTTTGCCGAAATTGCACGCAGTATCGAATGCATGTGCATCGCCGAGGGATTTCGCCCCCTACTCCTCAGCTCCCACGGCGACGTTACCCTCGAAAACGAAAACCTCGACACGCTGCGCGCCCTGAAGCCTGCTGGCGCACTGATTGCGCCGCTGGGCCGTGCGTCTGACAAGGCCGCCATCAAGGCCATTTGCGCCGACGTTCCCACCGTCATCTTCGACAGCGAGATGGAGGGGGTCGATGCCGCGTTCATCGGCTCCAACAACGATCAGAGCATCGCGCTGATCGTCGATCACCTGTGCCGAACCGGCGAGCCGCCCTGCTTTTTCGAGATGGCGACACCGCCCAACCCCAACGCGCTCAAGCGCCACCACGCCTTCCGCAATGCGCTGAACGCACAGGGGCTGACGCCGCACATCGTCCAGGCCGAAGGGGGCGGCTGGGATTTCGAGGGCATCGGCCTTCGCGAGGGGAGCCGTCTGATCCGGCAGAACGGCTTTGCGACCAACACCGTCCTTTGCAGCAACGACCGCCTTGCCATCGGCCTCATCGCCGCCGCCTACGAGAACGGCCTGCGCGTGGGGGCCGGCAGCGGCTGCGCCATGCGGATCGCAGGCCACGACGACCACCCCTTTGCCCGTTACACCTGCCCCGCGCTCACAACCGTGAGCCAGGAATATGACGCCATCGCCGCGCGCAGCTTCGAGACCCTGTTCGAGATCATCGACAACGAGGGGACGGCAAAGGGCCGAAAGCCGACCCTTTTCGACGGCCGCCTGGTTCTGCGCCAATCGGCCTGA
- a CDS encoding sialic acid TRAP transporter substrate-binding protein SiaP, producing MMIRTMLAATAVASVALMAGSASAQTMLKFAHVYESSEPYHTCAVAASDKLLAATDNRYGIEVFPASSLGKEVDINEGLGIGTVDIIYTGQLFAGRAYGPIAIGGSPFMFRDYAHWDAYRNSDLFQELSDGYTKATGNHIAAMTYYGNRHVTSNKPILKPADMEGLKIRVPNAPLYMMFPRATGANPTPIAFAEVYLALQQGTVDAQENPLPTIQAKKFYEVQKDINLTAHITDALLTIVGGPAWNQMSEEDQTALGGVLKDTSACATDQIRQKEAELVKWFEGEGVVVNEVDRGPFIEATKKMHNGDMATWDQETYDRLQAIN from the coding sequence ATGATGATCCGCACAATGCTTGCTGCCACGGCGGTCGCCAGTGTGGCGCTGATGGCCGGCTCCGCATCGGCACAGACGATGCTGAAGTTCGCGCATGTGTACGAGTCCAGCGAGCCTTATCACACCTGCGCTGTCGCAGCGTCGGACAAGCTGCTTGCGGCGACCGACAACCGCTACGGCATCGAGGTGTTTCCGGCATCCTCGCTCGGCAAGGAAGTCGACATCAACGAAGGGCTCGGCATCGGCACGGTGGATATCATCTACACCGGCCAGCTCTTTGCAGGGCGTGCATACGGGCCCATCGCCATCGGCGGGTCGCCCTTTATGTTCCGCGACTATGCGCACTGGGATGCCTACCGCAACTCCGACCTCTTCCAGGAGCTGAGCGACGGTTATACCAAGGCCACCGGCAACCACATCGCCGCGATGACCTATTACGGCAACCGCCACGTCACCTCCAACAAGCCGATCCTGAAGCCGGCAGACATGGAGGGGCTGAAGATCCGCGTGCCGAACGCACCCCTTTACATGATGTTCCCGCGGGCCACCGGCGCGAACCCGACGCCCATCGCCTTCGCCGAAGTCTACCTCGCGCTTCAGCAGGGGACGGTGGATGCGCAGGAAAATCCGCTGCCCACCATTCAGGCCAAGAAGTTCTACGAGGTCCAGAAGGACATCAACCTCACCGCCCACATTACCGATGCGCTTCTGACCATCGTCGGCGGGCCGGCCTGGAACCAGATGTCCGAAGAAGATCAGACCGCGCTCGGCGGCGTGCTGAAGGACACTTCGGCCTGCGCCACCGACCAGATCCGCCAGAAGGAAGCCGAGCTGGTGAAGTGGTTCGAGGGCGAGGGCGTTGTGGTGAACGAGGTTGACCGCGGTCCGTTCATCGAGGCGACCAAGAAGATGCACAACGGCGACATGGCAACCTGGGACCAGGAAACCTACGACCGCCTTCAGGCGATCAACTAG
- a CDS encoding TRAP transporter small permease has product MNDQAVPADAPEDEPIDLSDIQWDDAPVLVVFWALAGVVFLQFFTRYILNDSLGWTEEIARFLLIAVTFIGSIMAVRKGSHIAVEILYRWFPRPLRRILQTIVDVVSVVFYGALTWFSYQLSGRTFQMMVSIDVPKSWVYYGVTACFALMTMYAIVVAARHMISGTSRLVDPDSYDVTPSTD; this is encoded by the coding sequence ATGAACGACCAAGCGGTTCCGGCCGATGCCCCGGAAGACGAGCCCATCGACCTGTCCGACATCCAGTGGGACGACGCGCCTGTCCTGGTGGTGTTCTGGGCGCTGGCGGGCGTGGTGTTCCTGCAATTCTTCACCCGCTACATTCTGAACGATTCCCTGGGGTGGACCGAGGAGATCGCCCGCTTTTTGCTGATTGCGGTGACCTTCATCGGCTCGATCATGGCGGTGCGGAAGGGAAGCCACATTGCGGTCGAGATTCTGTACCGGTGGTTTCCGCGCCCGCTGCGGCGGATCCTGCAGACGATCGTCGACGTGGTATCCGTCGTCTTCTACGGGGCGCTCACCTGGTTCAGCTACCAGCTCTCCGGTCGCACCTTCCAAATGATGGTGTCGATCGATGTGCCGAAGTCGTGGGTCTATTATGGCGTGACGGCCTGCTTTGCCTTGATGACCATGTACGCCATCGTCGTTGCGGCCCGCCACATGATCAGCGGAACAAGCCGTCTGGTTGATCCGGACAGCTACGACGTCACTCCGTCCACGGACTGA
- a CDS encoding TRAP transporter large permease, giving the protein MELVLLFGLLFGAIALGFPVAIALAGSSAIFILATGQVPSMVVAHRMINGVDSFPLLAVPFFILAGNLMNTAGITERIFEFAKALVGWMRGGLGHVNIGASVIFAGMSGAAVADAGGLGAIEIKAMRDAGYDPGFSVGVTAASSTIGPIIPPSLPMVIYGVVAGASIGQLFAAGFVPGLVMALSLMVMVFFYARIRNYPRDARFSIRRLGTTYRKAFLSLLTPVIIVGGILTGAFTPTEAAIAACVWALFLGIVVYRTLTWRRFLRVSYDTIETTAVVLFIVGAASIFAWVLTSNRVPEQFAALLLSASDNPIVILILINLILLIVGCFLETVAAITILVPVLLPIAVKMGVDPVHFGVIMVLNLMIGLLTPPIGMVLYVLSRVSKVPFERCVTATAPFLVPLGIVLVLVTFIPAITMWLPTLIYR; this is encoded by the coding sequence GTGGAACTTGTCCTTCTCTTTGGTCTGCTCTTCGGCGCCATCGCCCTCGGCTTTCCGGTCGCGATCGCCCTTGCAGGCTCATCGGCCATCTTCATCCTCGCGACGGGGCAGGTGCCCTCGATGGTCGTTGCGCACCGGATGATCAACGGCGTGGATTCGTTTCCGCTGCTGGCGGTGCCGTTCTTCATTCTCGCCGGCAACCTGATGAACACCGCCGGGATCACCGAGCGGATCTTCGAGTTTGCCAAGGCGCTGGTGGGCTGGATGCGCGGCGGGCTGGGGCACGTGAACATCGGCGCTTCGGTGATCTTTGCCGGCATGTCGGGCGCGGCTGTTGCCGATGCCGGCGGCCTCGGCGCCATCGAGATCAAGGCCATGCGCGACGCGGGTTATGATCCGGGATTTTCCGTCGGCGTGACGGCGGCATCCTCCACCATCGGTCCGATCATCCCGCCCTCGCTGCCGATGGTCATCTACGGCGTGGTCGCAGGTGCGTCCATCGGCCAGCTGTTTGCGGCCGGCTTCGTTCCGGGCCTCGTCATGGCGCTGTCCTTGATGGTGATGGTGTTCTTCTATGCTCGCATTCGCAATTATCCGCGGGATGCACGCTTCTCCATCCGCCGCCTCGGCACCACCTACCGCAAGGCGTTCCTGTCGCTGCTGACGCCAGTCATCATTGTCGGCGGCATTCTGACCGGCGCGTTCACGCCCACCGAAGCTGCCATTGCCGCCTGCGTCTGGGCGCTCTTTCTGGGGATCGTCGTCTACCGCACCCTCACGTGGCGCCGGTTCCTGCGCGTATCCTACGATACCATCGAGACCACAGCGGTGGTGCTGTTCATCGTTGGTGCCGCTTCGATCTTCGCCTGGGTGCTGACCTCCAACCGCGTGCCGGAACAATTTGCGGCGCTTCTCCTGTCGGCGTCGGACAACCCCATCGTCATCCTCATTCTCATCAACCTGATCCTCCTGATCGTTGGCTGCTTTCTGGAAACGGTGGCGGCAATCACCATTCTCGTGCCGGTGCTGCTGCCGATCGCAGTGAAGATGGGTGTCGACCCGGTGCATTTCGGCGTGATCATGGTGCTGAACCTGATGATCGGGCTTCTGACACCGCCGATCGGGATGGTGCTTTACGTGCTGTCGCGTGTGTCCAAGGTGCCGTTTGAACGGTGCGTCACGGCGACGGCGCCTTTCCTCGTCCCGCTGGGCATCGTTCTGGTGCTTGTCACCTTCATTCCCGCCATCACCATGTGGCTGCCGACCCTCATCTACCGCTGA
- a CDS encoding twin-arginine translocation pathway signal yields MTKVLQTRRALLVAGATTAAAAMTSGAFGLIAPARAAGLAPTTTMRGGANNYRPGAPVVPRIGGGGFWMTGTVRRAGDGVPLEGVRIQVWAHTTEGHERDQRSHGATLTGADGVFRMEMPQIVPAFGQPHAHLAYDAEYDANGFQTVFLRPVMSSARDTSLTADFVLQSA; encoded by the coding sequence ATGACGAAAGTCCTGCAGACCCGCCGCGCCCTTCTCGTGGCAGGCGCCACCACGGCCGCAGCTGCCATGACGTCCGGCGCCTTCGGCCTCATCGCCCCCGCCAGAGCCGCCGGTCTCGCGCCGACGACGACGATGCGCGGCGGCGCCAACAACTACCGGCCCGGCGCGCCGGTTGTGCCGCGCATTGGCGGCGGCGGCTTCTGGATGACGGGCACCGTGCGGCGCGCGGGCGACGGTGTGCCCCTCGAAGGCGTCCGCATTCAGGTCTGGGCGCACACCACCGAGGGCCATGAGCGCGACCAGCGCAGCCATGGTGCCACGCTGACCGGCGCCGACGGTGTGTTCCGCATGGAGATGCCGCAGATCGTGCCAGCCTTTGGCCAGCCCCACGCCCACCTCGCCTACGACGCGGAATATGACGCCAACGGCTTCCAGACCGTTTTCCTCCGCCCCGTGATGTCGAGCGCGCGCGACACCAGCCTCACCGCCGACTTCGTGCTGCAGTCCGCCTGA
- a CDS encoding ferric reductase-like transmembrane domain-containing protein: MRRARALLIWAALAAALAVPIAVAAASPLLAWRDPVYIAAGFAGVVGMALLLVQPLLAGGYLPGLSPRRGRILHGWVGTALVAAVALHVAGLWLTSPPDVIDALLFRSPTPFSLWGVVAMWAVIAAALAAGFRRRLRLRPPVWRLFHLTFAAVIVVCSVVHAMLIEGTMGAVSKAVLCILVVAATLKVAADLKQRTVLPRRKA; this comes from the coding sequence GTGAGGCGTGCCCGCGCATTGCTGATCTGGGCGGCGCTCGCGGCGGCTCTCGCCGTGCCGATTGCCGTCGCGGCGGCCAGCCCGCTGCTCGCCTGGCGCGACCCGGTCTACATCGCGGCCGGGTTCGCGGGTGTCGTCGGCATGGCGCTTCTCCTCGTCCAGCCGCTGCTGGCTGGCGGGTATCTGCCGGGTCTGTCACCACGGCGCGGGCGAATTCTCCATGGCTGGGTCGGGACGGCTCTGGTCGCGGCGGTCGCACTCCATGTCGCGGGCTTGTGGCTGACCAGCCCGCCGGACGTGATCGACGCCCTTCTGTTTCGTTCGCCGACGCCGTTCTCCCTCTGGGGCGTTGTCGCCATGTGGGCGGTGATTGCGGCAGCGCTGGCTGCCGGCTTTCGCCGCCGGCTGCGCTTGCGCCCGCCGGTCTGGCGCCTGTTCCATCTGACCTTTGCGGCGGTGATCGTCGTTTGCAGCGTGGTCCATGCGATGCTGATTGAAGGGACGATGGGGGCGGTGTCGAAAGCGGTGCTTTGCATTCTGGTCGTGGCCGCAACCCTCAAGGTTGCCGCAGACCTGAAGCAGCGGACCGTGTTGCCGCGCCGCAAGGCCTGA
- a CDS encoding twin-arginine translocation signal domain-containing protein produces MSASDNDENPTPDKVSGNRGGLDRRDFLKGGGAVAGGVAAAGMAGTASAEDVR; encoded by the coding sequence ATGTCAGCGTCAGATAATGACGAAAACCCTACTCCCGACAAAGTATCGGGCAACAGAGGGGGTCTGGATCGCCGCGATTTTCTGAAGGGCGGCGGTGCTGTTGCTGGTGGCGTGGCCGCTGCTGGAATGGCCGGCACGGCATCGGCAGAGGACGTCCGGTAA
- the gntH gene encoding guanitoxin biosynthesis MBL fold metallo-hydrolase GntH, whose amino-acid sequence MIARPDIWFYPGEELDPDEMRVTLMGTGWGNIIRHEQKGASIFVELGNGESFVFDIGPGSGINYNTMQVPSSRMTKIFLTHLHTDHTSDLAWVYSFGPASDRYVPLEVYGPSGPRPELGTKANIEGIKTLTQWHRPTFEATLNVGKAYELDITELDYRQNPGVAYEKNGVKITHFPALHIADGAISYRVDWNGLSFVWSGDTQPNHFLVENAQNVDLLVHETAPSVERYSQATGQREDIAKGIVAASHTPAKALGKILQLTNPSLAVTCHSPIDPQEWQDFYNGVASHWDGKYQVGEDLMVFNISKDAVTVRKAGIHGRAWQPNVVSPESTTPTKNVKDLQSSLFDNAIKDY is encoded by the coding sequence GTGATTGCCCGTCCCGACATCTGGTTTTATCCCGGCGAAGAGCTCGACCCTGACGAGATGCGCGTCACGCTGATGGGCACCGGCTGGGGCAACATCATCCGCCACGAACAGAAGGGCGCGAGCATCTTCGTCGAGCTTGGCAACGGTGAGAGCTTCGTGTTCGACATCGGCCCCGGCAGCGGCATCAATTACAACACGATGCAGGTTCCATCCTCGCGGATGACGAAGATCTTCCTCACCCACCTGCACACCGACCACACGTCGGATCTCGCCTGGGTCTACTCCTTCGGCCCCGCGTCGGACCGCTATGTCCCGCTCGAAGTCTACGGTCCGTCCGGCCCGCGTCCGGAGCTGGGCACCAAAGCCAATATCGAGGGGATCAAGACGCTCACCCAGTGGCACCGCCCGACTTTCGAGGCCACCCTCAATGTCGGCAAGGCTTACGAACTCGACATCACCGAACTTGATTACCGGCAGAATCCGGGCGTTGCCTACGAGAAGAACGGTGTGAAGATCACCCACTTCCCGGCGCTTCACATTGCCGATGGGGCGATTTCCTACCGGGTCGACTGGAATGGGCTTTCGTTCGTCTGGTCCGGCGACACGCAGCCCAACCATTTTCTGGTCGAGAATGCGCAGAACGTGGACCTTCTCGTTCATGAGACGGCGCCCTCGGTGGAGCGCTACAGCCAGGCGACGGGCCAGCGGGAAGACATTGCCAAGGGAATTGTCGCCGCCTCGCACACGCCGGCAAAAGCGCTCGGCAAGATCCTGCAGCTCACCAACCCGAGCCTTGCCGTCACCTGCCACTCGCCGATCGACCCGCAGGAATGGCAGGATTTCTACAATGGCGTCGCCAGCCACTGGGACGGCAAGTACCAGGTCGGCGAAGACCTGATGGTCTTCAATATTTCCAAGGATGCGGTGACGGTGCGCAAGGCCGGCATCCATGGCCGCGCATGGCAACCCAACGTCGTTTCCCCCGAATCCACCACGCCCACCAAAAACGTGAAAGATCTTCAGTCGTCCCTGTTCGATAACGCCATCAAGGATTATTGA
- a CDS encoding GTP-binding protein — MVQPMPVTIIGGFLGAGKTSLLNHILTTATDRRIAVLVNDFGAINIDAKLIVAIEGETVSLANGCVCCTIRDDLLSEVFKLLESAEPPEHIVIETSGVSKPVAVVETFSNPAVLGLVDVVGLITLLDAELAASEDAAYGTLAYDQIATADLVVINKADLVSPPALAALRARVTAVAGRARIVTAEHGKVPLALIFDEMQGPSPLRPVSGDHGEDHSHMFEAWSFRSERRWSFNALQRATEHLPTDIYRAKGLVRLDLPSGDYGVLQMTGRRAWLRLCQPDEAGNEPATEPATELVFIGKRGATTDEELAAHFENALTEATAPSAPVHIVTDLRAFNVIFA; from the coding sequence ATGGTACAGCCAATGCCGGTCACCATCATCGGTGGCTTTCTGGGGGCGGGGAAAACCTCGCTTCTCAACCATATCCTGACCACGGCGACGGACCGCCGGATCGCCGTGCTGGTCAACGATTTCGGCGCCATCAACATCGACGCGAAACTGATCGTCGCCATTGAGGGCGAGACCGTCAGCCTTGCCAATGGATGCGTTTGCTGCACGATCCGCGACGACCTTCTGAGCGAGGTCTTCAAGCTCCTGGAAAGCGCCGAGCCGCCCGAACACATCGTCATCGAGACGAGCGGGGTTTCCAAGCCTGTCGCGGTGGTGGAGACGTTTTCCAACCCCGCAGTGCTGGGCCTCGTCGACGTTGTTGGCCTCATCACGTTGCTCGACGCCGAGCTGGCGGCCTCCGAGGATGCCGCTTACGGCACGCTCGCCTACGACCAGATCGCCACCGCCGACCTTGTCGTCATCAACAAGGCGGACCTTGTTTCGCCGCCAGCGCTGGCGGCGCTCCGGGCGCGGGTGACGGCGGTCGCGGGGCGTGCGCGGATCGTGACCGCCGAGCATGGCAAGGTGCCGCTGGCGCTGATCTTCGACGAGATGCAGGGACCGTCGCCTTTGCGGCCTGTCAGCGGCGACCACGGCGAGGACCACAGCCACATGTTCGAGGCGTGGTCCTTTCGCAGTGAGCGGCGCTGGTCGTTCAACGCCCTCCAGCGGGCAACCGAACATCTGCCGACGGACATCTACCGTGCCAAGGGCCTCGTCCGGCTTGACCTGCCGAGCGGTGATTACGGCGTTCTCCAGATGACGGGACGCCGCGCCTGGCTTCGCCTGTGCCAGCCGGATGAAGCTGGCAACGAGCCGGCCACCGAGCCGGCCACCGAGCTGGTCTTCATCGGCAAACGCGGCGCAACCACGGATGAGGAGCTGGCCGCTCATTTCGAAAACGCCCTGACCGAGGCAACGGCTCCCTCTGCGCCCGTCCACATCGTTACCGACCTTCGCGCATTCAACGTGATCTTCGCCTGA